Proteins from one Gibbsiella quercinecans genomic window:
- a CDS encoding amidohydrolase family protein, which translates to MKTTVITNVVIFTVDSRDTVIRNGTVIVQNGLIAAVGSKEAIPLPSDADEIIDGRGQMALLPGLIDSHNHSSLMRGVAEDLRLVDWLPIYDLEHRACNEEDAYHAARLTYLECLKNGTTTILDMYRFMHRSAEAAGELGLRVHLAPYAADVQPYDFFESTKANEKLINTHHMSQNGRIRVWMGLENLYYCSEDMYKAAILAQKEFGVGIHTHGCEQEEEEQSITRTFGKSTIDMLEQRGILGEKTLLAHCVWVNDDDIKKMAATGTNLAHCAISAAKLGCGVARIPLMLREGVNVSIGSDGVIDNNSMDLFQEMKFASLIQKATQRDASIMGAKQMLRMATINGAKSLNMENEIGSIETGKSADMILVNFFKPNLQPVFWNEQEETNLLWNLVFSAKGENVDTVMVQGDILVRHGLITKASETDIMLAAQKQGEDWMRRREQYKPVPAA; encoded by the coding sequence ATGAAAACCACTGTAATTACCAACGTTGTCATTTTTACGGTCGATAGCCGGGACACGGTCATCCGGAACGGGACGGTGATCGTTCAAAACGGCCTCATCGCCGCCGTTGGCAGCAAGGAGGCTATTCCGCTCCCCAGCGATGCCGACGAGATCATCGACGGCCGGGGACAAATGGCGCTGCTGCCGGGCCTGATCGACTCGCATAACCACTCGAGCCTGATGCGCGGCGTGGCGGAGGACTTACGGCTGGTCGACTGGTTGCCGATTTACGATCTGGAGCACCGGGCCTGCAACGAGGAAGACGCCTACCACGCCGCCAGGCTCACCTATCTGGAATGCCTGAAGAACGGTACCACCACCATTCTGGATATGTACCGCTTTATGCACCGCAGCGCCGAGGCCGCAGGGGAACTTGGGCTGCGGGTGCATTTGGCCCCCTATGCGGCGGACGTTCAGCCGTACGATTTCTTCGAGAGCACCAAAGCGAACGAGAAACTGATCAATACGCACCACATGAGCCAGAACGGCCGGATCCGGGTGTGGATGGGGCTGGAAAACCTGTATTACTGCAGCGAAGACATGTACAAAGCCGCGATCCTGGCCCAGAAAGAGTTCGGCGTCGGCATTCATACGCACGGTTGCGAGCAGGAGGAAGAGGAGCAGTCGATCACCCGCACCTTCGGCAAATCGACCATCGACATGCTGGAACAGCGGGGCATTCTGGGTGAAAAGACGCTGCTGGCCCACTGTGTGTGGGTGAACGACGACGACATCAAGAAGATGGCCGCCACCGGCACCAACCTGGCCCACTGCGCGATTTCGGCGGCTAAGCTGGGCTGTGGCGTAGCGCGTATTCCGCTGATGCTGCGCGAAGGGGTGAACGTCTCGATCGGCTCGGATGGCGTTATCGACAACAACAGTATGGATCTGTTCCAGGAGATGAAATTCGCCTCTCTGATACAAAAGGCGACGCAGCGCGACGCGTCTATTATGGGGGCGAAGCAAATGCTGCGCATGGCCACCATCAACGGCGCGAAATCGCTGAATATGGAAAACGAGATTGGCTCAATCGAAACCGGCAAAAGCGCCGACATGATTCTGGTGAATTTCTTCAAGCCGAACCTTCAGCCGGTCTTCTGGAACGAGCAGGAAGAGACCAACCTGCTGTGGAATCTGGTGTTTTCCGCCAAGGGGGAGAATGTCGATACGGTCATGGTTCAAGGCGACATTCTGGTACGCCACGGCCTTATCACCAAGGCCAGCGAAACGGACATCATGCTCGCGGCACAGAAACAGGGGGAAGACTGGATGCGGCGCCGGGAGCAATATAAGCCGGTGCCTGCGGCGTAA
- a CDS encoding purine-cytosine permease family protein, with translation MAIEQHSINYIPESDRYGKPKDLFAVWFGANLNLTTIVTGAVLVMMGLNLFWSIAAIVLGNAIGTVFVASHSVQGPRLGIPQMIQSRAQFGVLGAIIPMFFVMFVYLGFGVANTLLISQTLNNVLPISSTWIIILFTFISIFIAIYGYRLIHFTQKWLSISAFVVLGIATIMAFNQPLPAGAWNISAFNLTLFVSGVGIIATYVLAMAPYVADYSRYLPSDVSSPKVFWFTYSGLAISGSWMMTIGAALATVIPGFSDNAGGKMADMFHGYSWLMYILIVYGLFAINVFNFYGAFMSVVTSIQPFNSLKVTPRVRTIILGAILVINIVLSLLGGESNFMTLFINFIYFMSYFLIPWTAINLLDFFVLRKGHYHIQDIFDVHGRYGKYNKITIFAFLIAIVAEIPFINSTFYVGPIAKMLDGADMAWIVGIVAALVLYYFPMKNWQPAHVSRKA, from the coding sequence ATGGCTATCGAACAACACAGCATTAACTATATTCCCGAGTCAGATCGCTATGGGAAACCAAAGGATTTGTTCGCCGTCTGGTTCGGCGCGAACCTGAATTTGACCACTATCGTTACCGGCGCGGTATTGGTAATGATGGGGCTAAACCTCTTCTGGAGCATCGCGGCGATTGTGCTGGGCAACGCAATCGGCACTGTTTTCGTGGCTTCGCACTCCGTTCAGGGGCCACGCCTGGGGATCCCGCAGATGATTCAGAGCCGCGCGCAGTTTGGCGTACTTGGCGCAATCATTCCCATGTTTTTCGTCATGTTCGTCTACCTGGGGTTCGGCGTGGCGAATACGTTGCTGATTAGCCAGACGTTAAATAATGTCCTGCCGATCTCTTCCACCTGGATCATCATTCTTTTTACCTTTATTTCCATCTTTATCGCCATTTATGGCTACCGGTTGATTCACTTCACCCAGAAATGGCTGTCGATCAGCGCGTTCGTGGTGCTGGGCATCGCCACGATCATGGCCTTCAATCAGCCGCTGCCGGCGGGAGCCTGGAATATCAGCGCGTTCAACCTCACGCTGTTCGTTTCGGGCGTTGGCATTATCGCTACCTACGTGCTGGCCATGGCGCCCTACGTCGCCGACTATTCCCGTTACCTCCCCTCGGACGTATCGTCCCCGAAGGTGTTTTGGTTTACCTATAGCGGCCTGGCGATCTCCGGCAGTTGGATGATGACGATTGGTGCGGCGCTTGCCACCGTTATTCCTGGCTTCTCCGATAATGCCGGCGGAAAAATGGCCGACATGTTCCACGGCTACAGTTGGCTTATGTATATCCTGATTGTCTATGGTTTGTTTGCCATCAATGTGTTTAATTTCTACGGCGCTTTTATGTCGGTCGTGACCTCTATCCAACCGTTCAACAGCCTGAAAGTCACGCCGCGTGTAAGAACAATTATTTTAGGCGCCATTCTGGTGATCAATATTGTTCTGAGCCTGTTGGGCGGCGAAAGCAATTTCATGACGCTATTTATCAACTTTATTTATTTCATGAGTTATTTCCTGATCCCATGGACGGCGATTAACCTGCTGGACTTTTTCGTGCTGCGTAAAGGCCACTATCACATTCAGGATATTTTCGATGTTCATGGTCGCTACGGGAAATATAATAAAATCACTATCTTTGCCTTTCTGATCGCCATCGTTGCTGAAATTCCGTTTATCAATTCTACTTTTTATGTCGGCCCAATAGCGAAAATGCTGGATGGCGCGGATATGGCCTGGATTGTCGGCATCGTCGCAGCCCTGGTGCTGTATTACTTCCCGATGAAGAACTGGCAGCCTGCACACGTTAGCCGGAAAGCATAA
- a CDS encoding ROK family transcriptional regulator: MKTSGTNLEHARAHNRRVIIEAVRLYGELTRAELARLTALTPQTVSNIVAELQQAEILTTHLPRKASGRGQPAIPLTLNPVSAYSIGIHLDHQTLLIVLVDLAGEIQFRRLIMVQKPQPHDTLLRIAGVLDEIRAHLAAQWPKVLGIGVVMPGPFGVEGLSSQGPTTLNGWEQVGVAAELARLSGLPVTLENDATVAAIGERFHGVARRLNSFVYLYIGTGLGAGIFTDSHIYTGHAHNAGEIGHIVAQPGGRACYCGNHGCLERYVSLQAAYEHCGLNPMTALPDDLLDVEPALFDGWIDSALPPLRQAINMIECIFDAEAVIVGGMMPHPLLEKLIKRLPPLHQSVRSRYLTDMRVKIGMTGSDTSALGAAALPIFDEFNPQYQVLMK; this comes from the coding sequence ATGAAAACCTCAGGAACCAATCTGGAACACGCCCGCGCCCACAATCGCCGGGTGATCATTGAAGCCGTCCGCCTGTACGGCGAGCTGACGCGCGCCGAGCTCGCCCGCCTGACGGCGCTGACGCCGCAGACGGTGTCGAATATCGTGGCTGAGCTGCAACAGGCGGAGATCCTTACCACCCATCTGCCGCGCAAGGCCAGCGGGCGCGGCCAGCCGGCGATCCCGCTGACGCTCAACCCGGTCAGCGCCTACTCGATCGGCATTCACCTCGACCACCAGACGCTGCTGATCGTGCTGGTGGATCTGGCCGGTGAAATCCAGTTTCGCCGCCTTATCATGGTGCAAAAGCCCCAGCCGCATGACACATTACTGCGCATTGCCGGGGTGCTCGATGAGATCCGCGCGCATTTGGCGGCGCAGTGGCCCAAAGTGCTGGGAATTGGCGTGGTGATGCCTGGGCCGTTCGGCGTGGAGGGCCTTTCCTCTCAGGGGCCGACGACGCTCAACGGCTGGGAGCAGGTGGGTGTAGCGGCGGAACTGGCCCGCCTCAGCGGGCTGCCGGTGACGCTGGAAAACGACGCTACCGTTGCGGCGATTGGCGAGCGGTTTCACGGCGTGGCGCGGCGGCTGAATTCTTTCGTTTATCTCTATATCGGCACCGGGCTGGGGGCGGGGATCTTCACCGACAGCCATATTTATACCGGCCATGCCCACAATGCCGGCGAAATCGGCCATATCGTGGCGCAACCGGGTGGACGGGCTTGCTATTGCGGCAACCATGGTTGCCTGGAGCGCTATGTGTCGTTACAGGCGGCCTACGAACACTGCGGGCTGAATCCGATGACCGCATTGCCGGACGATCTGCTTGATGTGGAACCGGCGCTGTTCGACGGTTGGATCGACAGCGCGCTGCCGCCGCTACGCCAGGCGATCAATATGATCGAATGTATTTTCGATGCGGAAGCGGTGATCGTGGGCGGCATGATGCCGCACCCGCTGCTGGAAAAGCTGATTAAACGCCTGCCGCCGCTACACCAGTCGGTGCGCAGCCGCTATCTCACCGACATGCGCGTGAAAATCGGTATGACCGGCAGCGACACTTCCGCATTGGGCGCCGCCGCGCTGCCGATTTTCGATGAGTTTAATCCGCAGTATCAGGTGCTGATGAAGTAG